The following is a genomic window from Struthio camelus isolate bStrCam1 chromosome 17, bStrCam1.hap1, whole genome shotgun sequence.
AAATATATATGTTGATGCTTACGGCCAGGCAATGTAGTAAGTGAATAACAGGCTGTGCTGTCACTGCAGTTTAACACACGCTTCCCTACCTCAGTACAGCATGAAGACACTCGACGCAGGAAAGCAGAGTGAGGTTTCTGGAGCGTAAACAGCATCTGAGCTGTCTGTCAGTTCTTCCTTATGCTTTCTAAGACCTAGGTTTCAAACAAGAGTTCTTGTAAGGCTTGAGCGTGTTACGGTAACCGGCCTCTGCATACTAGTGTAAACAAACGTGCTAGAAACGTATTGTGTGTCTTGTTCCAGACATCCGCGAGTTAATAGAAGTGGACGATGTTATGGAAGATGATTCCTTAAGGTTTGGTCCCAATGGCGGCTTGGTGTTTTGTATGGAATACTTTGCCAATAACTTTAACTGGCTAGAAGAAAGCCTTGGTCATGTGGAGGATGACTATATATTGTTTGATTGCCCAGGTAAAGAAATATATGTATCTTAGTATCATACTTAAATATCATATTTCATATGCAGTATAAAATTTACAATATATTTTTGCTGGTCACAATCATTTGTACGTTTTTTATGTTGTAAACAGCTGTCAGAGTCACTTTCAGATGTTTCAGGAGGGAACTTGGTCCTGGTTAATTTGGATGGCTGCACAGATTTTTGACAGCATCATGTGCTGTGAGAATACGACAGCCACTGTTAACGCTAACTGGAGgtcaagggaggaaaagaaaatctttcttcttctatCCCTCCAGTATAAGTTCATGCAAATTCAGTCAGAGTTGTCTGAAAAGAAAGATCATGCTTTTTGTAACAGGTTTTATTCATTTGAAGAATAATGCCCACACTTATATAATTGATAACTGTGAACTAACATATGCTTTTTTTATGTGTTAGCTTTACATTTCTGCATAGTAATATTCTGTCCTAGGTCAGATTGAACTCTACACACATTTACCAGTGATGAAACAGCTGGTGGAGCAGCTTCAGCAGTGGGAATTCCGTGTCTGTGGAGTTTTTCTTGTTGATTCTCAATTTATGGTGGAATCTTTTAAGGTATCCGTTTGAAATATATTGTAAAAATTCATATTAGTAGAGAACAAGAAATCTGAGTAATTTTAAGGAGCTAGTTCTGTTTAGTCTGAAGAAGAGAATGCTAATTGGGGGCGGGTGGGATCTGATGGCTGTTGTCACCTGCCTAGTGAGCCGTTATGGAGAAGAAGATCGAGCCATATCCTTCTTGAAGATGCGCAGcaaaaggatgagaggcaatagaCACAAGTGGCAGGAAGGGAAATTCCAGTtggataggaggaaaaaaatctgcactgTGAGAGTGGTCAGACTGGAACAGGGGCCCACAGAGATTGTGTAATGTATGTTCCTGGAGTTAATTCAAAACTCACCTGCATGAGATCCTAAGCAACCCGATCTGACCTTGCAGTTGGCCCTGATATGGATCAGATGATGTCTAAACGTGCCTTCCAAACCaaattgttctgtgattctataaaaCTTTCTCAGATCTGGAAAGAGAGCATGCCCCTTTCCCAGTCTAGCAATGAGAATCCTGAGAAGGGCTTTGAGTTTTGTTAGATGTCCTTCCCAGTGGCAGATCCAGATTTGAAACTCTGGAAATAGATGGCAAATGGGAACTTTAGCCTCTCCCTTTTCCAACAGAGATAATGACTCCTCACTTGGCCTTGTGTCCATGTTTCATATATTCAGTAGCTAGTTTTGGTTTGTGGTCGTGTCCTGCATGTTTGTGTTGTGTTTGTCTGTACTTAAGTATGTCATTTTTCATATTCCTTTAAGTTTATCTCTGGAATTCTGGCAGCACTGAGTGCAATGATATCTTTAGAGATTCCACAGATCAACATCATGACCAAAATGGATTTGCTGAGCAAGAAAGCTAAGAAGGAAATAGAGAAGTAAGTTCCCCAAATATTTGTTGTATAGCCTAACATCTGGTGATAAACGTCGCTCAAAATTCAGTCTACTGTTTCCCACAATTAAAATCTACTCTTTTGGAATGGGAAAAGATGCAGTTGTTTTATATTGAACACAGTCTTTACATGTCTAGGATAGGATGCTTACAACTTAGTCACAGAGTCAAAAGGCTAGCtctatgcatatacatatttatctttttctctaaataattattttctgttaaatcaTTATCTAAAAGCACAATGACTTACTTGTTCTTTAGCAAAGGATTCTTTTGATGtcaatgaagactttttttttttctcccaggtaCTTAGATCCAGATATGTATTCCATGATTGAAGACTctacaaatatattaaaaagcaaaatgtttaagAAACTGACTAAATCTATATGTGGTTTGGTAGGTGTATTGCTTTTCGTTCTAACTGATATTCTTAAATTCAGTCCTGTATTTATAAACAACACTATATGGCTACTGCCTTCTTTGCTGTTATAGATATTCTGTATACTATAAAAAAAATTCCCTAAAACTGTATATTTACATAACAGACTTGATAACAGCACCAGGCTTTACAAGATTAGCAACTTTGGAGAACAGGATTATCTAATGTATAGGACTTAGGACTGACGGGCAGATGTTTTCATTGGGGAATTGCCTCTGGTTTGCAGTGTGGTTTTAAATAGTATGTTGGGAGTCCAGGCAAGGAAGATGTAGTTTGGTTTAAAGAAGTAGCTTAGAGTGCTATGAGTGTAAAAGAACTAACTTGCTGCACGCTCTTACTAATGTCTTTTAAACGTTTTCTCTAGATTGATGACTATGGTATGGTTCGATTTTTACCGTTTGATCGCTCTGACGAGGAAAGTATGAACATAGTTCTGCAGCACATAGACTTTACCATTCAGTATGGAGAAGATCTTGAATTTAAAGAACCAAAGGTAAGGTCCTTCTGATGATACGATGAAAAACTTAAAAGCTTCCATAATACAAGTcataatataaatgtattttgacttgtttaaaaaatgtatagaGCCTGTGTGTTGTATGTAAACTATAGATTAGGAATAAGTTATGTCATGTACAATACAATGACACCATGACTCGTGTCTTAAAACGAGTTCCAGGCCCTATCTAGTTTGATTATTCAGATCATAAATCCTAAGGAACAAATtcaatactttatttatttatttattttcagttcagttttgtaCTTGTGGAATATGCAAAATCCCTGGGTCTAGATTTTGACCCATACAGTTTGGATAGCTCTAGAAACAGATTGCTTTCCAGAAAGTTTTGCCACTCGTTTTATGGAATCATATtagacattttccttttttttttttttataactaaaATGCCAGAGGACAGATAAATTATTACAGCTCCTTGGGGGGAAACAgttaagttttactttttttgttttctctctggcaGGAATATGAAGAAGATAAATCTGCTCTTGTTGATGAATATTTTCAAGATCATGTGGATGAGTAAAGCACATACATTCAAAAACAAGGGGAAATATCGTGgttgttaaatatttaaagtatcATGTTTGTGTAGTTTGTTTTTTATCTGTAAGATAACTAAAATTTCTAATGAAAAGTGATCCTGTATGACctcataattattttaataaataatttcattCTTATGTCTGTGTGCTATAAAATATGTACGTATGTATTACTGCTGCTGTATGCAAGTTCCCCACATATAGTTGTCTCATTTAAGTATAGGAACGTTTGGGAAAAGTCAGTCATTTGCAGAAGAGGCACAGTCAAATACAAATAATttacaataaatatttatctCTAGTACGGGGTAGTTTGTTCTATTATTAGATGAGCGAAAAACTTGTTTTAAAGGGTGAGTAATGTACTTCATTAACTGAATCTGCGGTGGGGAAAGAGATAACTGGCAGCTACAAAAGGAAAACTGATCAGTAGCTGGACTCTTGACCTTCTTGAAGAAGATGAGTATTTTACGTTCACTTTGGTGGAGCCCATATTTTAAGCCTCCTTTTTTAGGCTGTTTTTGTACAACTCGCATGTGGCTTTAAGCGGTTTTTACATTGATAACATCTTAAAcagtgaaacatttaaaataaataaaatcagcttaAATAGAAATCAGTGCTGTTCTTGTACAGTTGCTGCAGAAAGTGTGTTACTGAATGAAGAATTCAGTAACTAATAAGGTAAGTAGCTGCTTTTTTAGCTCTGAATAGAGAACTTGTACACCTACTATGACCTATATAGTAGAATGTGCGTTGGTTTCACAGAGAAGCAACATTTAAGCACTTTATCTTGGAAGAACATATTTACTGAAGTAACTAAGTACAAGTAAAAATAATCCTAAGAGCTGTCGTCCCATGCCATCTGATCAAATGCAAAGGTACCTCAGTCCTGCATGTGCACCCCCCCCCATGGGTATTTGTGTGCTCAGCCTTGCCAGTTTTATGAATTCTAGAACAAATCTCATAATATTCAGCATTCTTAAAACCTTGCCTCCCAGAGCCAGACAATTATGAGAGCTGAGACCTCAGTTTTGTGAGAGTTATCACGGTCACcagaaagagctgaaaaatttAGCTCTTCAAGGCTTAAAAGCATGACGCAAAACCCCggagtatatgtatgtatataaataattaTTGTGGAGGTTAACTTCATTATGTGGGGAGTCTTTTTATGCCTGCCTGTAGCTAATCACATCACTGGGTGCTTTATGCCTGATCTATGCCTTGCATTCAGCAACAGATAGCCAGTGACTGATGCAAGTTTGCCAGTGCAAACCTGAATGCAGACATGGACAGTTTTGAGTTGTACTGGCTGAACTAAACCATGCAAATACTGGGGAAGCTTTGGCGGCTTAGCTAACTTCCAAGCTTGCACATCCTCGGGGATGGCAAGCCCggggagggctaccaagatgattaggggactggagcagctcacctatgaagaaagactgcgagagctgggcctgttcagcctggagaagagaagactgagaggcgatctgatcaacgtgtataagtatctgaagggggagtgtcaagaggacgaggccagtctcttctccgtggtgcccagcaacaggacaagaggcaacgggcagaaactgaaccacaggaagttccatctgaacctgagaaaaaacttcttcactgggagggtgacagagcattggaacaggttgcccagagaggtagtggagtctccttccctggagatattcaaaacccgtctggacgtgatcctgggcaatatgctctagaggtccctgcttgagcaggggggttggactagatgatctccagaggtcccttccaacctaaacgattttgtgattctgtgatccttggGATGAGTCATGCTTGTGGAGCGTTGAAGGAGAAACCTAACTCCTACAGTTGGATTACTTTGACTCAGTTTCCGCATCTCCCCGTTTTTTCTCCCTGACTCATGCAATGATGTTATGCTCAGTCATTTGCCTGGGGACAAATGAGGGTCCCTGGGTCACAGGGGAGGTTATGGTTAGGATTTTAACAGAGGAGTGGAGAGTTCAGTGAGGCTCTGAAAACAGTATATCCTTCCAGACTGCCCACCCAACACAGTAGCCCCAATTGTTTGCTTCCTTATACCCAGTGCAACAGCAAGTGCTCACAGACCAGTCTGGCAGGCTACACTTTGCAAGTCAGGTCACAGCAAGAGATGCACAGGAGTGCTGCACATCAAACACTCAACGGAGAACTGGCTGCAAGCAAAGGGCCCCAATCTGGTGCACCGCGCTCTCTGTGCTCTTGTCACGCTCTGATCCTCGCTGGGGAAAGAAGCTTGCCTCTGTCAGCAAGGAAGCGTGATCTCACAGCTGCTTGAAAGAAGACAGCACAGAGGGATTGAGAGGGCTTTACTTGCAGCGCCAGCCAAtgcaaagggagagggaggggagaaacaTGACTCCAGAGGGCAAGAGCAAACAAATCCCCCAACAGGGTGTGATTTCAAAGCATATTCTCCTGCCTGTCTGTGTTTCTGCAGCGAGCGGTGCAGAAACTCTCTGGGCGGTGCGAGTTGCAGGCCTCCGCTCTGGCTTCCCTTCCTTGCACCGCCTCCGCTGCCTCATTTCCTGCAGcgcaggcagaagaggaaggttTCCTGCAAGCTTCTCAGTGCTCCCCTCCTGCCCGGCCCTGCCAAATTGCATCCTGCCCTTCGAGATGCCGGTGAGGGGGATCCGCTGCACTCACACCGGAGTGCTGTGTGCTTggcctgccccagctgctgggagagagggcaggagggcttgggggaGAGCGGGCAGGCCTGAGAGGGCGGATGCTGCCCACTGCTGGGGGTCACAGGGCTGGGGTAGGGGGAAACAGGCTTTGCTGTTGGGGTGTGACTATGGGCAGCTGCGTTCAGGAGAGATGGGCTATAGCTGCCGGGAGCCTCGCTGGGAAAGGGCAGTTGCAGTTTATGGGAGGCTGCTGCGAGGCTAGtatgctcctcttcctcttcctcctgtgaagGATCCTGCCTGCGTCTCTGGGTGCAGCTAGCTGTGTTTCTGCAGTAAGGAGGGTGGCAGTCCCTCCCAGCTACACCTCTGGGCACTCCCAGCTAGCTCCACTGAGGAAGATGGCATTAAAGCTGTGCTTTGCTATGGTTTAGTTCATACCATCTTCCTCATGTTGAAATAAACTGCTTTCCTGTTAGGTGCTGCCTACCCTGTTGCTGCCCCTCAATTGCACTTCCCTGCTTCCCAGACCCCCTGCAAAATGACTGCTGCGATGAGATGAAGGCTTTCTAGTGCCCTGGAACTGCACTGTGTAAATGTCTGGAAGGCGCCTTCAATTAaacttgttattttttaaaaatctgtttcccaGGAATAATCTTGTCATTCACACAAGGgtcttctttgttttgttctgttctttcactGACAAATACCAGTTTTAAAGTGCATGAGCCGGTCTGTTTTGGTACTTTGTGGATATACAATAAGTCTGGATTTGTTTATTCCTATCTACTATTATTAGCTAGACATGGAATAAaatataacctttttttaaaggaccaagtaattagaaaaaaaattaattttccctcATACACTTCTATAATGGTAAGCCCCATAACTAAGGCAGGAGAACAGGGCTGTTACCACCTCAGAGCTGTGCCAAGGGGGCTTAGAGAGCCTGAAGGTGAAGCAAATGCATATAGATCTACCATACCAGTTTTTTATCATATCTTCCACCACTGCTACCATAAACGGTGTCTGTGATGATTCTTTTATGGCCTTCACAATGTTGTTGAGAGCTAGGCCTAATGTGAAAACAGCAATCGTTTGTGCAAGGTAAGATTGCTAGAAGCATCACTAACTAAACTCTGAATCCTATTTGATGGACACCCAGGAGACACTTCAGAACCGCTTATGTTGCCACGAGGACATTGAAATGCCTATTTTCAGTAACATTCATAACTAGCCTTCCGCTCTGTCCATAGGCTTACCATTCAACTTTAATGGACTCTGATACCAAGTTAATTGGGAACATGGCACTGTTACCCATCAGAAGCCAGTtcaaaggcccagcacctcgggAAAGTAAGTTTACAGTAATCTCTGaacatttgttttcatattgCTTGTAATCATGTCACAGTTTGTTCATAGCCAGCTCTAGCATTGCTCTGGTATAGTGGGTGTCTCAAGTACATGCTTTTTATCAATGTCCCCGGGCAGATGGGATTGAGAAAATTATGGCCAAGACTTAACCAGGCGTTTTAGATCTTGATTCTCAGAGTGAAGAGAGAAGCCATGGTTTAGAAATGGAGTGCTTTTCAGTTGGTAGAGGAGGAAAAACGCTCTTAAATGGTTAAGTGCTGCAAACCAGGAAAAATAATTACCATACAGCAGTTATCTGGGAAAACTGTGCCCCCTACTCCCAAATTCTCttactttagaaataaaaaaaaaaaaaaaagtacagttacTATTTTCATGCTTCCTTCTCGGGTGCTCTACAATCAAGTTTTACTGTGGTTTTCAGTAGGCTTTGAGGAGGACTTGTAACTGATGTGAACCTTCTGACATAAGAGGAAGTAGAGGTTGAGCTAAAGAGAACTAGCACTTTGGGGACTGAGGCTTGAGAGTCACTGCTGCGCTGAAGGATGAGGAGTAAGATAGAGAGCGCTTTAGGGTACGCAACTTCATAAGTTGAAACTTAAGTTCCGAGCATCCGGAGTCCACTGAAGAGTTTTACAGGTAGTCTGAAATGGATTCCGCTTCAGCACTTCAAGTAGCACTTCCCAGGCACATCTCACAGTAGGGTGGTGTTTCAGTTTGAAAAGGGAAACATTTCTGGATGTAGGCAGTCTTATGTTTTAGCAAAAGAAGGTGAAAAGTGCATATGAGCTTGTGTGACTATATATTGTCCCCTGCTTTTTTCAAAGAGGATAATGAAGAAGTTTGGTTGTGGGGGTGTACTTTCTCCAAAAATATTTGTCTGCCCTCAGAAGACTTTTATGCTGTTAAATTACTCGACTGGTAGTAGGAAACAGTGTGGAATTGCTGAATTGTTGCCCTTTGTAAAGTGAGAAGCcatggggggaaggaggagaagggaattaAAACTCCTGCTAAAAGTAGGAAGCGTAAATATTAAGGTCCGAATTCGCCAGTCTTCCACACTGCAATGGTTAGAGCATACTggtgttttctgctttttgttaatAGCAAGATATTGTCTTTGCAAGAATCCTTGTTTATGTACTTTAGTGAATGAAAGCTATGACTGAATGTAGTATGCTGGTCCACTGCTTAACTCTCCGTTTCTTGTTTCTGTTAGCTAAGGACACAGATATTATAGATGAAGCCATCTACTACTTCAAAGCCaatgttttcttcaaaaattatGAAATTAAGGTAATTTTTGGAGATACTGTACATTCAGAAACTCTTTGGAGATTTGGTCCTGTGCATATAAATTTATTCGCAATACAATAGTTCTACCAGTTAACAAAAACACCTCTTCCTCTCACTTAATTTTTCAAGTTGGGTAAATGTCTTGAATTGCTAATTCCCCTCTTGTGAGGAAACTGTAGGCCAAAAATGGCTTGAACTCATTCCTATTGTAAACTTTTATCAGCTCCATAAAGTCTGCCTTACTCTAACAGTGCTTGAGGACCGTGCTtacttttgctttgcagaatgaGGCTGACAGAACATTGATCTACATAACTCTGTACATTTCTGAGTGCTTGAAAAAGCTGCAGAAGGTAAGAGAACAGCTCTTTGAGTGAAGGAGGGAAACTGAATCTGTTCTGGAGATTGCACTTAGGAGAACGTTTGCTGATGTTCTCCCCCTAGTGGCATAAATAATACTGTTCACCTCAGTCCCAGTTGTCAGATCCACCGATATTCCAAGGCTGAGGACTGCCAAAAAAGATGGGACATTGCGATCCTTGATTAATCCTTATATGTTACAGATTGATTCAAATATTTGGGTCTAATGCTCCAAAAGCTTTTGTTTATATCTTTTAATCATTTGCCTGGTTCTTCCAGTGTAACTCCAAAggccaaggagagaaagaaatgtaCACGTTAGGAATCACTAACTTCCCAATCCCTGGGGAGCCTGGCTTTCCACTTAATGCCATCTATGCCAAACCTGCCAACAAGCAGGAGGAaggtaagaataaaaaaagaccTCTGAAGGCTTGCTTTGGCCTGGTG
Proteins encoded in this region:
- the ARPC3 gene encoding actin-related protein 2/3 complex subunit 3; its protein translation is MQREREGRNMTPEGKSKQIPQQGVISKHILLPVCVSAASGAETLWAVRVAGLRSGFPSLHRLRCLISCSAGRRGRFPASFSVLPSCPALPNCILPFEMPAYHSTLMDSDTKLIGNMALLPIRSQFKGPAPRETKDTDIIDEAIYYFKANVFFKNYEIKNEADRTLIYITLYISECLKKLQKCNSKGQGEKEMYTLGITNFPIPGEPGFPLNAIYAKPANKQEEEVMRAYLQQLRQETGLRLCEKVFDPQSDKPSKWWICFVKRQFMNKSLSGPGQ
- the GPN3 gene encoding GPN-loop GTPase 3 yields the protein MPRYAQLVMGPAGSGKSTYCSTMVQHCEALGRVVQVVNLDPAAEFFSYPVMADIRELIEVDDVMEDDSLRFGPNGGLVFCMEYFANNFNWLEESLGHVEDDYILFDCPGQIELYTHLPVMKQLVEQLQQWEFRVCGVFLVDSQFMVESFKFISGILAALSAMISLEIPQINIMTKMDLLSKKAKKEIEKYLDPDMYSMIEDSTNILKSKMFKKLTKSICGLIDDYGMVRFLPFDRSDEESMNIVLQHIDFTIQYGEDLEFKEPKEYEEDKSALVDEYFQDHVDE